The sequence below is a genomic window from Mugil cephalus isolate CIBA_MC_2020 chromosome 14, CIBA_Mcephalus_1.1, whole genome shotgun sequence.
aaacacaaaattacacCTGTACACCAACAAGTTCAGTTTCAGTGTGTACCAAAAATGATTTCAGAGGGAGCGAGCTTGTtttactaataaataaaaagagccTTGCACAGAGTTGTTCTCACCAGTTTTACCTTACGTGGCCAGTTCAAAAATCCAATACAAGATAAAAATCCCTAAATGGGTCCCTTGGACATAATCCTATCAAATAAAGTTAAAGTGGACTGAGACATTAAGACTTCTGTGAATCCTTGAGGAAGTTTAACAAATCCTTCATTGATAACATCTATCACAGAGAGGAGCAAGAGCATTGTGTTTCAGTCAGGGAATCACTCCCTGGTCTCAGCGCACAGGTGAAATGACCACCCGCACAGAGGAATTTTAAGGGAGCTTTTCAAATCGGAGAAAAAAACTTTCATCATCGTCATCCCCCACTGCCTGCCAAGCTACCGTAGGAGTGACTGGCTGAGTTAGTTTTGGACTTGAAGCAAAGGTCAGGGACTCGTAACTCCTCATTCTCTGTCGCCATGTGCTTGGCAGAGAGACTATCCCAATGACTGCCCACATCTCTCATTGGCGTCCAGTGGACTATGGGCTGGTAAACAGCCGAGTCATTTCAGACTgccataataaaaacacatttaggcCGCAGCTTAAATGAAATCCTGAAGGAAACTATTGAGACTGCTGAAGGAAAGTGGACAGACTGTTATGTGTCGCCAAGGCGTTGTCAACACCAGACAGTCTGGTGTGTTTGCGGCTCTTTTTACAAGGCCTTTTTTTGTTCCAACGTCGGCGGAAGTGTCTCCTCTCGCTCGACTCATCAGGTGCTGGTGCGTCATGTGGGAAATGTACTAGCCTATTTTACGAGAGCTGAAGAACAGACGGGGGCTGGTGGAGCTGTGCTTCCCTATGCTCCTTTTAAGACCCCCAGACAGGCACATTATGGCATGCTGTTAACTCGGACCAACTGTTTAAGTGTGAGGTCAGAGCAAATACTGCTGCGGGTTTCCCTTGTTGgatagttaaaaaaaactgcccCTCACTGCAGGGTTTTCCAGTGCCCATGAAACCATGTGTGATTTCACTCTGCATAGCATCTGACCTTTTGCTATTTCATTATGGGGTTATATAGGCTCCTCAGCTAAGCTTGGTTAAATAGCACAATATAAATaactactttttatttcattgaggGACTCATTCAGGGTTTAGGTGGCAGAAAACTAGCAGATATACTTAGCTTGTGGTAGAGCGTATTCTGTACTAAGGTTTGGATTGAAATTTCTTGGTGTCCAAAAATACCCTAACACTTCTACAGCTGTCTCATTTGTTTACTTAAATTATTACTTTACTCGGCTAGTTTTTCTTTAGCTAACACCCGTTTCCAGATATAGTCAGTAAATCCAATTCAAAGATACAATGTAAGTTTTACAGATCTTTTTCAAGGTGTATTTAttcactgcagagagagctACGTTACCCTCTGAAGCTGTAACTGGTCAGACTACTAGTTCATTCAATTGCATCGCAGttcatgaaaattaaaatgatctgtTTTAGAGTACTTTTGTGTCACacaatcatcttttttttgtctctttgattCATTGAAAACAGATTAACAGCTTGTGCTGAAACTACAAAAGTTTGAACCGAAGTATGTCGCTTCAACTTTGTGTTCTGAaggagtattttttattatttttacggAACAGAACCCAAATCTGAAAAACAATTCAACATGTAAATTCAGAGGTTACATTACATGTTTATATTCACTTGTTCAAACTGTGAAACTCCTTTTAGCATCGGTAACTTTTATCTTAACAACAAAATTTAGGAACCTTACATTTGCACCACAGATTATCACATTTAATCCTAGAATTATAAAGGGATTGaatgtttttcctatttaaacctagCATTATACTGTGATATGTGTTCATATTCTGGTAACGTCTTGGCTTGAAACATGAACAGTATATACACCGAATGGCTACCAAAGCTGAAGAACAACATGAATAACAACAGATGGCTCAGTGTCCACTGGACAGCTGTGACTTGGATGTCTTCAGAATTGGCCTTGTTGGCTGTTTACTTCCCTTTAGTGTCTTTTGAGTGATGCAACAAACAGGAAGCATAATGTCTGTAGCTCACCAGTTTTCCCAGACAGCGCAGCAGtttgtgcattgtgtgtgtttcagtatCCAGATTAACCCCTTTTCTCCCCAGTGAGTGTTAATATGAGAGCTCACATTTTCTCAACGAGGCCATCGGCTACAAGTTTAAAAGTTCACAGCTAGACGCTTACAACAGTCAAGCGCTGACATGTAATTCTCCACAGCTtatctctgctgtgtttttgttctttgcttGTCATATATGAAGGGATACATCAGCAAGGTTAGGCATACAACTTGAGACTTGAGAGGTATACTTTACAGTATATGTAGGACACTGTCACCCTCAGGCAAAGGATTTTCATCAATGACGCCACTCTTTTGAATGGAGGATCACACCCTCTCTGCAGCCACTTTGTTGCCAGTGTTCTTTAGCAACCCATTGAAAGCCTACCTCTCAGGAACCTGCCATTGGCTTAACCCACTATGAACTTTTATTAGCCCATCAAGGcttaataaatgtataaagctttaaatgcagcttaaatgTTCTTAAAAGTCAATATTCTGAAGTGAATAGTCTGTTATAATGTACTGTATTCAGTCTGCATTGTCCCATACAATGAGCAAGGTATTCATGCCTCCTCATGCATTCTGGTTTTGTAGTTAACCTCTGCATTTCACTGTCATGCTCTTCTGTACTGAAATGGCAGCAGTTCAGAATCTTTTTATCTGATgcagaaaggagaaagaagcCCTCTTTTGGCGTGTAcaaacttgtgtttcttgtcttcGCCTCTTCTGATTCCTATCATGTTTTTGGATCCCTATCACTCAGGTTCTCCTCTCTGCGTCCTTATCTTTCAGGTGGTCAGGGCTCGACTGGAGGAGCAAGGCGTGGTGGTACGTGATGTCAAGCTGAACGGCTCGGCTGCCAGCCATGTGCTTCACCAAGACAATGGCCTTGGCTACAAAGATTTGGACCTGATCTTCGGCCTGAGTCTGACTGGTGACAAAACCTTCCGGCTGGTGAAGGATGTGGTGCTGGACTGCCTGGTGGACTTCTTGCCTGAAGGGGTGTGCAGGGAGCGAATCACAGCCCTCGCCCTGAAAGAGGCATACGTGCAGAAACTTGTGAAAGTCTGCAATGAGACGGACCGCTGGAGCCTCATCTCGCTGTCCAATAACACCGGCAAGAACGTGGAACTGAAGTTTGTGGACTCCCTGAGAAGGCAGTTTGAGTTTAGTGTTGACTCCTTCCAGATCACTCTGGACTCGTTGCTGCTCTTCGACCGCTGCTCAGAGACGGCAATGTCCGAAACCTTCCACCCCACGGTCCAAGGGGAGAGCATGTACGGAGACTTCGAGGAAGCCCTGGGTCACCTTCGCTCCAAGACTATCGCCACTCGCAGCCCAGAAGAGATCCGGGGTGGCGGGCTGCTCAAGTACTGCCACCTGCTAGTGCGTGGCTTCCGGCCGTCATCCGAGGCTCAGATGAAACAGATGCAGCGCTACATGTGCTCGCGCTTCTTCATCGACTTCCCCGACATAAGcgagcagcagaggaaactgGAGGGCTATCTGCAGAACCACTTTGCGGGCATGGAGCACAAGCGCTACGAGTACCTGGTGACACTGAGGAGAGTGGTGGACGAAAGCACTGTGTGTCTCATGGGCCATGAGCGCCGGCAGACACTGGCGCTGATTTCTGCCCTGGCGCTGCGCGTAATGGCCGAACAGAACGCTATCCCTGCTCTATCTAACATCACCTGCTACTACCAGCCCGCACCCTATGTCCGAGATGTCAACTTCAGCAATTACTATGTGGCACAAGTTCAGTCGCCCATGACTGCGTGCAGTAACTCTTATCAAACGTGGTTGCCTTGCAGCTGAGCAGGTGTGCAGTTAGCATCCTGTTTTACATCGATGTAAGCTAAGCATTCATTACCAGCAATGTCCACAGAAAGCGTCAGCGCCACATTCTGGAACTGTTGCGGCTGCGATGATCTACCCAGATCTACCCACCCCCTGAGCGTGTCTACTTGGTGTGGGACATGCACATCTCACACATGGCTCTTCCTGGCTCCACTATTTTTAGGGGCCTGgtatatttttttcagacttaTCACTGACACGTTAAACTCTCTTTTGAAGCTTGTATTTAGTAGCTGTTCTGCTCCTTTTTAATTGTTGACTTTCTTCACACTTGTACAGCAAAATTAGTTTCTTGTAGTTTGTAGTCAACTTAAGAGGGACAAATagagataaaataataagagaagGGAGAAGACATTGTTCTGGCCTTCCTGCAATCTATAATCACCTATATTGTGTTTCAATGCAGTCAGATTCAGGACATCTTTGTTCTGTTTGATAGCAGCATTAagatcatttatatttaaaatgagaataTGACAAAGCATTGTCATATTCAAGTACTGTCAAAAGGTGTCTTCACTAGGTGCAAATTTGTATGCTGTATAACGTAAAACATTTCAAGAACACAATGTACTTGAAATGACTGCTGAAACTGAACTGCTTCCAGCAATGAAACATCGGTAGAGCCAAGTGTGAGCCATGAGTTATCTGAAACGCAGCAGGAGCTCAACCGAGCTTAACTGGAACATGACGTTTCCGGATCTGTGTGGACAAACGGGGTTTGAGTGTTCTTGTGCATTTGTAGCAATGTGCTTTTATGTTGGTGTCCAGTGtggacaaaaagaaatgaatctttcttttgtttgtttttttgccaaaacTTATATCACAACCATTCTGTTAAGTTATGTTAATTATTACtgctgtttaaaagaaaaaaaaatcttatttgagccatttttgtttctaaccttttattcatttttataaccAGCGTGGACATGCATGGAAAGATGTCATGACTTGATATGTGACGGAGGAACTTCTGGTTCTTGTCTGATGGAGGCTTGTATTTGGGTctttaatgaaatataaatacttGTTAGGATAccagaaaacttttttttttattgtttgttttatttgttctgtctGTGGTTTCAGCTGACCTAACTGGGAAGGACCAAAGAAATACTTTCTTGTGTAGCATGACAAACAAAGACTAAATGTGGTTCCAAGTGCCTGATTATGACCAACATCTATAGTAGTTGTTATGTAAGAActgtttttgaatattttacatCCAGGTTACTGTACATTTCTATATCCAGGGTCCgggaatttgttttttaatcattaaaaaatgtcaagaaTTGAAAACTGGTGGTGCATTAGTCTTTCTTTAATAAAGGACTTTCTGCAATAGAAGTAAGATGCGGACAATCTGTTCCGAATATACTACAGTTGACATATAATGAATGCATACTTTATCTCTGGAGCTCAGTGGCTCTGCCTCTGTCTATCTCTTGCTGTTTT
It includes:
- the tent5bb gene encoding terminal nucleotidyltransferase 5Bb; this encodes MSSGDVSEQSRRVSVLSWDQVRRLDSILGESVPIHGRGNFPTLSVQPRQIVQVVRARLEEQGVVVRDVKLNGSAASHVLHQDNGLGYKDLDLIFGLSLTGDKTFRLVKDVVLDCLVDFLPEGVCRERITALALKEAYVQKLVKVCNETDRWSLISLSNNTGKNVELKFVDSLRRQFEFSVDSFQITLDSLLLFDRCSETAMSETFHPTVQGESMYGDFEEALGHLRSKTIATRSPEEIRGGGLLKYCHLLVRGFRPSSEAQMKQMQRYMCSRFFIDFPDISEQQRKLEGYLQNHFAGMEHKRYEYLVTLRRVVDESTVCLMGHERRQTLALISALALRVMAEQNAIPALSNITCYYQPAPYVRDVNFSNYYVAQVQSPMTACSNSYQTWLPCS